The Mustela erminea isolate mMusErm1 chromosome 18, mMusErm1.Pri, whole genome shotgun sequence genome has a window encoding:
- the MINK1 gene encoding misshapen-like kinase 1 isoform X10, with protein MDVTEDEEEEIKQEINMLKKYSHHRNIATYYGAFIKKSPPGNDDQLWLVMEFCGAGSVTDLVKNTKGNALKEDCIAYICREILRGLAHLHAHKVIHRDIKGQNVLLTENAEVKLVDFGVSAQLDRTVGRRNTFIGTPYWMAPEVIACDENPDATYDYRSDIWSLGITAIEMAEGAPPLCDMHPMRALFLIPRNPPPRLKSKKWSKKFTDFIDTCLIKTYLSRPPTEQLLKFPFIRDQPTERQVRIQLKDHIDRSRKKRGEKEETEYEYSGSEEEDDSHGEEGEPSSIMNVPGESTLRREFLRLQQENKSNSEAVKQQLQQQQLQQQRDPEAHIQHLLHQRQRRIEEQKEERRRVEEQQRREREQRKLQEKEQQRLEDMQALRREEERRQAEREQEYIRHRLEEEQRQLEILQQQLLQEQALLLEYKRKQLEEQRQSERLQRQLQQEHAYLKSLQQQQQQGLPADRKPLYHYGRGVAAADKPAWAREVEERTRMNKQQNSPLAKTKPGSTGPETPLPQATPGPPGPLSQTPPMQRPVEPQEGPHKSLVAHRVPLKPYAAPVPRSQSLQDQPTRNLAAFPAAHEPDPAIPTPSATPSARGAVIRQNSDPTSEGPGPSPSPPAWVRPDSEAPPKVPQRTSSIAAALNTSGAGGTRPAQAVRARPRSNSAWQIYLQRRAERGTPKPPGPPAQPPGPPNACSNPDLRRSDPGWERPEGALPSHGHLPQAGSLERNRVGASSKLDSSPVLSPGNKAKPEDHRSRPGRPASYKRAIGEDFVLLKERALDEAPRPPKKAMDYSSSSEEVESSEDEEESNGEPSEGSRDTPGARDGDTDSVSTMVVHDVEEMAGTQTPYGGGTMVVQRTPEEERGLLHADSNGYTNLPDVVQPSHSPTESGKGQSPPSKDGGSDYQSRGLVKAPGKSSFTMFVDLGVYQPGGSGDTIPITALVGGEGGRLDQLQYDVRKGSVVNVNPTNTRAHSETPEIRKYKKRFNSEILCAALWGVNLLVGTENGLMLLDRSGQGKVYGLIGRRRFQQMDVLEGLNLLITISGKRNKLRVYYLSWLRNKILHNDPDVEKKQGWTTVGDMEGCGHYRVVKYERIKFLVIALKSSVEVYAWAPKPYHKFMAFKSFADLPHRPLLVDLTVEEGQRLKVIYGSSAGFHAVDVDSGNSYDIYIPVHIQSQITPHAIIFLPDTDGMEMLLCYEDEGVYVNTYGRIIKDVVLQWGEMPTSVAYICSNQIMGWGEKAIEIRSVETGHLDGVFMHKRAQRLKFLCERNDKVFFASVRSGGSSQVYFMTLNRNCIMNW; from the exons ATGGACGTCACGGAG gacgaggaggaggagatCAAACAGGAGATCAACATGCTGAAGAAGTACTCGCACCACCGCAACATTGCCACCTACTACGGGGCCTTCATCAAGAAGAGCCCGCCCGGGAACGACGACCAGCTCTGG CTGGTGATGGAGTTCTGCGGCGCAGGCTCCGTGACGGACCTGGTAAAGAACACGAAGGGGAACGCCCTGAAGGAAGACTGCATCGCCTACATCTGCCGGGAGATCCTGCGG GGTCTGGCCCATCTCCACGCTCACAAGGTGATTCATCGGGACATCAAGGGGCAGAACGTGCTGCTGACAGAGAATGCCGAGGTCAAGCTAG TGGATTTCGGGGTGAGTGCCCAGCTGGACCGCACCGTGGGCAGGCGGAACACTTTCATCGGGACCCCCTACTGGATGGCCCCAGAGGTCATCGCCTGTGACGAGAACCCCGACGCCACCTACGATTACCGG aGTGACATTTGGTCTCTAGGAATCACAGCCATCGAGATGGCAGAGGGGGCCCCCC CTCTGTGCGACATGCACCCCATGCGAGCCCTCTTCCTCATCCCACGGAACCCACCCCCCAGACTCAAGTCCAAGAAATG GTCTAAGAAGTTCACCGACTTCATCGACACATGTCTTATCAAGACGTACCTGAGCCGCCCGCCTACGGAGCAGCTGCTCAAGTTCCCCTTCATCCGCGACCAGCCCACCGAGCGCCAGGTCCGCATCCAGCTCAAGGACCACATAGACCGCTCCCGGAAGAAGCGAGGCGAGAAGG AGGAGACCGAGTATGAGTACAGCGGCAGCGAGGAGGAGGACGACAGCCACGGAGAGGAAGGCGAGCCCAG ctccatCATGAATGTGCCCGGGGAGTCCACGCTGCGCCGGGAATTCCTGCGGCTGCAGCAGGAGAACAAGAGCAACTCGGAGGCCGTGAAGCAGCAgttgcagcagcagcagctccagcAGCAGCGCGACCCTGAGGCACACATCCAGCACCTGCTGCACCAGCGCCAGCGCCGCAtcgaggagcagaaggaggagcgGCGGCGCGTGGAGGAG CAACAGCGGCGGGAGCGGGAGCAGCGGAAGCtgcaggagaaggagcagcagcgGCTGGAGGACATGCAGGCCCTGCGGCGGGAGGAGGAGCGGCGGCAGGCGGAGCGCGAGCAG gaGTATATCCGTCACAGGCTAGAGGAGGAGCAGCGACAGCTCGAGATCCTCCAGCAACAGCTGCTCCAGGAACAGGCCCTGCTGCTG GAGTACAAGCGGAAGCAGCTGGAGGAGCAGCGGCAGTCGGAGCGGCTCCAGCGGCAGCTGCAGCAGGAGCACGCCTACCTCAAGtccctccagcagcagcagcagcagggcctGCCCGCAGACAGGAAGCCGCTCTATCACTACGGCCGCGGCGTCGCTGCCGCTGACAAGCCGGCTTGGGCCCGGGAG GTGGAGGAGAGAACGAGGATGAACAAGCAGCAGAACTCCCCCTTGGCCAAGACCAAGCCAGGCAGCACGGGGCCcgagacccccctcccccaggccacccCTGGGCCCCCAGGCCCCCTTTCCCAAACCCCTCCTATGCAGAGGCCGGTGGAGCCCCAGGAGGGACCGCACAAG AGCCTGGTGGCGCACCGGGTCCCACTGAAGCCATATGCAGCGCCTGTACCCCGATCCCAGTCCCTGCAGGACCAACCCACCCGAAACCTGGCTGCCTTCCCAGCCGCCCATGAGCCCGACCCTGCCATCCCCACGCCCAGTGCCACGCCCAGCGCCCGAGGAGCCGTCATCCGCCAGAACTCAGATCCCACCTCCGAAGGGCCTGGCCCCAGCCCGAGCCCCCCAGCCTGGGTCCGGCCGGATTCTGAGGCCCCACCCAAG GTGCCTCAGAGGACCTCCTCCATCGCCGCTGCCCTCAACACCAGTGGGGCCGGAGGGACCCGGCCGGCTCAGGCTGTCCGCGCCAG ACCTCGCAGCAACTCCGCCTGGCAAATCTATCTGCAAAGGCGGGCAGAGCGGGGCACCCCCAAGCCTccagggccccctgctcagccccCTGGCCCGCCCAACGCCTGTAG CAACCCCGACCTCAGGAGGAGCGACCCTGGCTGGGAGCGACCAGAAGGTGCCCTTCCGTCTCACGGGCACCTCCCACAGGCCGGCTCGCTGGAGCGGAACCGCGTGGGAG CCTCCTCCAAACTGGACAGCTCCCCCGTGCTCTCCCCTGGGAACAAAGCCAAGCCCGAGGACCACCGCTCCCGGCCAGGCCGGCCAGCA AGCTATAAGCGTGCCATCGGTGAG gATTTCGTGCTGTTGAAAGAGCGAGCCCTGGACGAGGCCCCGCGGCCTCCCAAGAAGGCCATGGACTACTCATCCTCCAGTGAGGAGGTCGAAAGCAGTGAAGATGAGGAGGAAAGCAACGGCGAGCCCTCCGAGGGGAGCAGAGATACCCCCGGGGCCCG CGACGGAGACACCGACAGTGTCAGCACCATGGTGGTCCACGACGTGGAGGAGATGGCCGGGACCCAGACCCCATATGGGGGCGGCACCATGGTGGTCCAGCGC ACCCCCGAGGAGGAGCGCGGCCTGCTACACGCGGACAGCAATGGCTACACCAACCTTCCTGACGTCGTCCAGCCCAGCCACTCGCCCACGGAGAGTGGCAAAGGCCAAAGCCCCCCGTCGAAGGACGGAGGCAGCGAT taCCAGTCTCGTGGGCTGGTAAAGGCCCCTGGCAAGAGCTCATTCACCATGTTTGTGGACCTAGGGGTCTACCAGCCCGGAGGCAGTGGGGACACCATCCCCATCACAG CCCTGGTAGGGGGAGAGGGTGGCCGGCTGGATCAGCTCCAGTACGACGTCCGGAAAGGGTCCGTGGTCAACGTGAACCCCACCAACACCCGCGCCCACAGCGAGACCCCTGAGATTCGGAAGTACAAGAAGCGGTTCAATTCAGAGATCCTCTGTGCGGCCCTTTGGG GTGTCAACCTGCTGGTGGGCACGGAGAACGGCCTGATGCTGCTGGACCGCAGTGGCCAGGGCAAGGTGTACGGGCTCATCGGGCGGCGGCGCTTCCAGCAAATGGACGTGCTAGAAGGTCTCAACCTGCTTATCACCATCTCAG GGAAAAGGAACAAACTGCGGGTTTATTACCTGTCTTGGCTCCGGAACAAGATTCTGCACAACGACCCGGATGTGGAGAAGAAGCAGGGCTGGACCACCGTGGGGGACATGGAGGGCTGCGGGCACTACCGCGTGG TGAAATACGAGCGCATTAAGTTCCTGGTCATCGCCCTGAAGAGCTCCGTGGAGGTGTACGCCTGGGCTCCCAAGCCCTACCACAAGTTCATGGCCTTCAAG TCCTTCGCGGACCTCCCTCACCGCCCTCTGCTGGTCGACCTGACCGTGGAAGAGGGTCAGCGGCTCAAGGTCATCTATGGCTCCAGCGCCGGCTTCCATGCGGTGGACGTGGACTCGGGGAACAGCTACGACATCTACATCCCCGTGCAC ATCCAGAGCCAGATCACGCCCCACGCCATTATCTTCCTCCCCGACACCGACGGCATGGAGATGCTGCTCTGCTACGAGGACGAGGGCGTCTACGTGAACACCTATGGGCGGATCATTAAGGACGTGGTGCTGCAGTGGGGAGAGATGCCCACCTCCGTGG ccTACATCTGCTCCAACCAGATCATGGGCTGGGGCGAGAAAGCCATTGAGATCCGCTCGGTGGAGACGGGCCACCTGGACGGTGTCTTCATGCACAAACGGGCCCAGAGGCTCAAGTTCCTGTGCGAGCGGAATGACAAG GTGTTCTTCGCCTCAGTCCGCTCTGGGGGCAGCAGCCAGGTTTACTTCATGACACTGAACCGGAACTGCATCATGAACTGGTGA
- the MINK1 gene encoding misshapen-like kinase 1 isoform X9, with translation MGDPAPARSLDDIDLSALRDPAGIFELVEVVGNGTYGQVYKGRHVKTGQLAAIKVMDVTEDEEEEIKQEINMLKKYSHHRNIATYYGAFIKKSPPGNDDQLWLVMEFCGAGSVTDLVKNTKGNALKEDCIAYICREILRGLAHLHAHKVIHRDIKGQNVLLTENAEVKLVDFGVSAQLDRTVGRRNTFIGTPYWMAPEVIACDENPDATYDYRSDIWSLGITAIEMAEGAPPLCDMHPMRALFLIPRNPPPRLKSKKWSKKFTDFIDTCLIKTYLSRPPTEQLLKFPFIRDQPTERQVRIQLKDHIDRSRKKRGEKEETEYEYSGSEEEDDSHGEEGEPSSIMNVPGESTLRREFLRLQQENKSNSEAVKQQLQQQQLQQQRDPEAHIQHLLHQRQRRIEEQKEERRRVEEQQRREREQRKLQEKEQQRLEDMQALRREEERRQAEREQEYKRKQLEEQRQSERLQRQLQQEHAYLKSLQQQQQQGLPADRKPLYHYGRGVAAADKPAWAREVEERTRMNKQQNSPLAKTKPGSTGPETPLPQATPGPPGPLSQTPPMQRPVEPQEGPHKSLVAHRVPLKPYAAPVPRSQSLQDQPTRNLAAFPAAHEPDPAIPTPSATPSARGAVIRQNSDPTSEGPGPSPSPPAWVRPDSEAPPKVPQRTSSIAAALNTSGAGGTRPAQAVRASNPDLRRSDPGWERPEGALPSHGHLPQAGSLERNRVGASSKLDSSPVLSPGNKAKPEDHRSRPGRPADFVLLKERALDEAPRPPKKAMDYSSSSEEVESSEDEEESNGEPSEGSRDTPGARDGDTDSVSTMVVHDVEEMAGTQTPYGGGTMVVQRTPEEERGLLHADSNGYTNLPDVVQPSHSPTESGKGQSPPSKDGGSDYQSRGLVKAPGKSSFTMFVDLGVYQPGGSGDTIPITALVGGEGGRLDQLQYDVRKGSVVNVNPTNTRAHSETPEIRKYKKRFNSEILCAALWGVNLLVGTENGLMLLDRSGQGKVYGLIGRRRFQQMDVLEGLNLLITISGKRNKLRVYYLSWLRNKILHNDPDVEKKQGWTTVGDMEGCGHYRVVKYERIKFLVIALKSSVEVYAWAPKPYHKFMAFKSFADLPHRPLLVDLTVEEGQRLKVIYGSSAGFHAVDVDSGNSYDIYIPVHIQSQITPHAIIFLPDTDGMEMLLCYEDEGVYVNTYGRIIKDVVLQWGEMPTSVAYICSNQIMGWGEKAIEIRSVETGHLDGVFMHKRAQRLKFLCERNDKVFFASVRSGGSSQVYFMTLNRNCIMNW, from the exons ATGGGCGACCCAGCCCCCGCCCGCAGCCTGGACGACATCGACCTGTCCGCCCTGCGG GACCCTGCTGGAATCTTTGAGCTGGTGGAGGTGGTCGGCAATGGAACATACGGACAGGTGTACAAG GGTCGGCATGTCAAGACTGGGCAGCTGGCTGCCATCAAGGTCATGGACGTCACGGAG gacgaggaggaggagatCAAACAGGAGATCAACATGCTGAAGAAGTACTCGCACCACCGCAACATTGCCACCTACTACGGGGCCTTCATCAAGAAGAGCCCGCCCGGGAACGACGACCAGCTCTGG CTGGTGATGGAGTTCTGCGGCGCAGGCTCCGTGACGGACCTGGTAAAGAACACGAAGGGGAACGCCCTGAAGGAAGACTGCATCGCCTACATCTGCCGGGAGATCCTGCGG GGTCTGGCCCATCTCCACGCTCACAAGGTGATTCATCGGGACATCAAGGGGCAGAACGTGCTGCTGACAGAGAATGCCGAGGTCAAGCTAG TGGATTTCGGGGTGAGTGCCCAGCTGGACCGCACCGTGGGCAGGCGGAACACTTTCATCGGGACCCCCTACTGGATGGCCCCAGAGGTCATCGCCTGTGACGAGAACCCCGACGCCACCTACGATTACCGG aGTGACATTTGGTCTCTAGGAATCACAGCCATCGAGATGGCAGAGGGGGCCCCCC CTCTGTGCGACATGCACCCCATGCGAGCCCTCTTCCTCATCCCACGGAACCCACCCCCCAGACTCAAGTCCAAGAAATG GTCTAAGAAGTTCACCGACTTCATCGACACATGTCTTATCAAGACGTACCTGAGCCGCCCGCCTACGGAGCAGCTGCTCAAGTTCCCCTTCATCCGCGACCAGCCCACCGAGCGCCAGGTCCGCATCCAGCTCAAGGACCACATAGACCGCTCCCGGAAGAAGCGAGGCGAGAAGG AGGAGACCGAGTATGAGTACAGCGGCAGCGAGGAGGAGGACGACAGCCACGGAGAGGAAGGCGAGCCCAG ctccatCATGAATGTGCCCGGGGAGTCCACGCTGCGCCGGGAATTCCTGCGGCTGCAGCAGGAGAACAAGAGCAACTCGGAGGCCGTGAAGCAGCAgttgcagcagcagcagctccagcAGCAGCGCGACCCTGAGGCACACATCCAGCACCTGCTGCACCAGCGCCAGCGCCGCAtcgaggagcagaaggaggagcgGCGGCGCGTGGAGGAG CAACAGCGGCGGGAGCGGGAGCAGCGGAAGCtgcaggagaaggagcagcagcgGCTGGAGGACATGCAGGCCCTGCGGCGGGAGGAGGAGCGGCGGCAGGCGGAGCGCGAGCAG GAGTACAAGCGGAAGCAGCTGGAGGAGCAGCGGCAGTCGGAGCGGCTCCAGCGGCAGCTGCAGCAGGAGCACGCCTACCTCAAGtccctccagcagcagcagcagcagggcctGCCCGCAGACAGGAAGCCGCTCTATCACTACGGCCGCGGCGTCGCTGCCGCTGACAAGCCGGCTTGGGCCCGGGAG GTGGAGGAGAGAACGAGGATGAACAAGCAGCAGAACTCCCCCTTGGCCAAGACCAAGCCAGGCAGCACGGGGCCcgagacccccctcccccaggccacccCTGGGCCCCCAGGCCCCCTTTCCCAAACCCCTCCTATGCAGAGGCCGGTGGAGCCCCAGGAGGGACCGCACAAG AGCCTGGTGGCGCACCGGGTCCCACTGAAGCCATATGCAGCGCCTGTACCCCGATCCCAGTCCCTGCAGGACCAACCCACCCGAAACCTGGCTGCCTTCCCAGCCGCCCATGAGCCCGACCCTGCCATCCCCACGCCCAGTGCCACGCCCAGCGCCCGAGGAGCCGTCATCCGCCAGAACTCAGATCCCACCTCCGAAGGGCCTGGCCCCAGCCCGAGCCCCCCAGCCTGGGTCCGGCCGGATTCTGAGGCCCCACCCAAG GTGCCTCAGAGGACCTCCTCCATCGCCGCTGCCCTCAACACCAGTGGGGCCGGAGGGACCCGGCCGGCTCAGGCTGTCCGCGCCAG CAACCCCGACCTCAGGAGGAGCGACCCTGGCTGGGAGCGACCAGAAGGTGCCCTTCCGTCTCACGGGCACCTCCCACAGGCCGGCTCGCTGGAGCGGAACCGCGTGGGAG CCTCCTCCAAACTGGACAGCTCCCCCGTGCTCTCCCCTGGGAACAAAGCCAAGCCCGAGGACCACCGCTCCCGGCCAGGCCGGCCAGCA gATTTCGTGCTGTTGAAAGAGCGAGCCCTGGACGAGGCCCCGCGGCCTCCCAAGAAGGCCATGGACTACTCATCCTCCAGTGAGGAGGTCGAAAGCAGTGAAGATGAGGAGGAAAGCAACGGCGAGCCCTCCGAGGGGAGCAGAGATACCCCCGGGGCCCG CGACGGAGACACCGACAGTGTCAGCACCATGGTGGTCCACGACGTGGAGGAGATGGCCGGGACCCAGACCCCATATGGGGGCGGCACCATGGTGGTCCAGCGC ACCCCCGAGGAGGAGCGCGGCCTGCTACACGCGGACAGCAATGGCTACACCAACCTTCCTGACGTCGTCCAGCCCAGCCACTCGCCCACGGAGAGTGGCAAAGGCCAAAGCCCCCCGTCGAAGGACGGAGGCAGCGAT taCCAGTCTCGTGGGCTGGTAAAGGCCCCTGGCAAGAGCTCATTCACCATGTTTGTGGACCTAGGGGTCTACCAGCCCGGAGGCAGTGGGGACACCATCCCCATCACAG CCCTGGTAGGGGGAGAGGGTGGCCGGCTGGATCAGCTCCAGTACGACGTCCGGAAAGGGTCCGTGGTCAACGTGAACCCCACCAACACCCGCGCCCACAGCGAGACCCCTGAGATTCGGAAGTACAAGAAGCGGTTCAATTCAGAGATCCTCTGTGCGGCCCTTTGGG GTGTCAACCTGCTGGTGGGCACGGAGAACGGCCTGATGCTGCTGGACCGCAGTGGCCAGGGCAAGGTGTACGGGCTCATCGGGCGGCGGCGCTTCCAGCAAATGGACGTGCTAGAAGGTCTCAACCTGCTTATCACCATCTCAG GGAAAAGGAACAAACTGCGGGTTTATTACCTGTCTTGGCTCCGGAACAAGATTCTGCACAACGACCCGGATGTGGAGAAGAAGCAGGGCTGGACCACCGTGGGGGACATGGAGGGCTGCGGGCACTACCGCGTGG TGAAATACGAGCGCATTAAGTTCCTGGTCATCGCCCTGAAGAGCTCCGTGGAGGTGTACGCCTGGGCTCCCAAGCCCTACCACAAGTTCATGGCCTTCAAG TCCTTCGCGGACCTCCCTCACCGCCCTCTGCTGGTCGACCTGACCGTGGAAGAGGGTCAGCGGCTCAAGGTCATCTATGGCTCCAGCGCCGGCTTCCATGCGGTGGACGTGGACTCGGGGAACAGCTACGACATCTACATCCCCGTGCAC ATCCAGAGCCAGATCACGCCCCACGCCATTATCTTCCTCCCCGACACCGACGGCATGGAGATGCTGCTCTGCTACGAGGACGAGGGCGTCTACGTGAACACCTATGGGCGGATCATTAAGGACGTGGTGCTGCAGTGGGGAGAGATGCCCACCTCCGTGG ccTACATCTGCTCCAACCAGATCATGGGCTGGGGCGAGAAAGCCATTGAGATCCGCTCGGTGGAGACGGGCCACCTGGACGGTGTCTTCATGCACAAACGGGCCCAGAGGCTCAAGTTCCTGTGCGAGCGGAATGACAAG GTGTTCTTCGCCTCAGTCCGCTCTGGGGGCAGCAGCCAGGTTTACTTCATGACACTGAACCGGAACTGCATCATGAACTGGTGA